A segment of the Patescibacteria group bacterium genome:
GAACTGCTGATGATTCAGACGGAACTGCTGATGATTCAGACGGAACTGCTGATGATTCAGACGGAACTGCTGATGATTCAGACGGAACTGCTGATGATTCAGACGGAACTGCTACAGGGACAGACGATATTGTTTCATAAGTTAGTACATAAAATATTGAAAAACAAGAGTTATTAATTTAACTCTTGTTTTTTTTGCCATAAAGCACTAGTTCATTTTTTCAAAAATTCATTGTATTTTTAATGCTTGAAAAATTAAAAAAAAGCTGATAATATGACTGCTATGAATAAAAAAACTTACAATATATTTGTTATAGGATGTCAAATGAGTATAAGCGATTCAGAACGGATTGCTTTTTCATTGGAATCGCTCGGATACTCTCATGAGAAGGATATTTACAAGGCAGATTTGGCCGTAATTACGACTTGTGGTGTTAAACAATCAGCTGAAAATAGAATATATGGCTTAATCCCAACAATAAAGAAAAAGAATCCAAAATCTGTAGTTATTCTAACAGGTTGTCTTAGTGGAGATAAAATAGTAAAAAAAAGACTGGGTAAGGCAGTTGATGTTTGGATGCCCATAATTAATCTAGATAGTTTACCAGAAATTCTAGGTGGGTATATTGGTGAAAAGAAGACTCTTGAAAGAGATTATTTGGAGCTAAAAGCAAAATACGAATCAGATTTTTCCGCTTTTGTTCCTATTGGAAATGGTTGCAACAATTATTGTTCTTATTGCTACGTTCCACATGCTAGAGGAAGAGAAAAATATAGAAATCATAAGGACATAGTAAATGAAGTAAAAGAATTGATAAAAAAAGAATATAAAGAGATAACCTTAATTGCTCAAAATGTTAATAGCTACAAATCTGGAGATGCAAACTTTTCAAAATTATTAAAAATGGTCAATGATTTAAAAGGAAATTTTTGGCTGCGTTTTTCTACCAGCCATCCCAAAGACATGAGTGATGAGTTAATTGAGACAATGGGGGAATGCGATAAACTTTGTCATCATGTTCATTTGCCAGCGCAAGCAGGAAATAATAAAGTTTTAGAAAGGATGAACAGAAAATATACCAGAGAGCATTATTTAGGTCTTATCGAAAAAATTAGAAAAACCCTAGATACTCAAGCGGGCGTTATAATAAATGGTTTCTGGAACACAGCTGTTTCCATCACAACAGATATTATTGTTGGTTTTCCGGGGGAGACTAAAAAACAATTTGGAGAAACCTTAAGTTTATTCGAAACTGTTAAATATGATATGGCCTATATTTCACCATATAGCTCAAGACCAAATACAGCTGCAGCCAAATTTAAAGACGCAATTTCGGAGGAGGAAAAAAGAAGGAGAGAGGATGAATTAAATGATGTTTTATCAAAATATTGTTTAGAAAATAATAAAGAATATTTAGGAAAAACAATTGAAGTATTGATTGATAAAAAGACAAAAAGTGGACACTGGACCGGTAAAACAAAAACTAGCAAGACTGTGATTATAGAAAAATCAGAAAACAATAATTTGCTTGGACAGATAATTAAAGTAAAAATTGATAAAGTTAAAAATTTTGGTTTGTATGGAGATATTGTCGAATAACAAAGTAATAGTGATACTTGGTCCTACCTCTGGTGGAAAAACCAGCCTTGCAGTTGAGCTTGCCCATAGATTTGATGGAGAGATAGTCTCAGCTGATTCGAGACAGGTTTATCGTGGGATGGATATTGGGACGGGGAAGGATTTAAGTGAATTTAGCTTCAAAGAAAAAAATGGAGATAATGTTAATATACCTTATCACTTAATGGATGTAGTTGATCCGAGAGATGAATTTGATGTAGTCCAATGGAATAAAATGGCTAAACTAGCCATAGATGATATTTTAAAAAGAAATAAATTACCAATAGTCGTTGGCGGAACTGGCCTATATTTGCAATCCTTGGTTGATAATTATGACTTTTCAGAAACCAAGCCAGACAAAGAAGAAAGAAGTCTTTTGGAAAAGAAGAGCATAAAAGATTTAATATTTATCTTAAAAAATATTAAACCAGGAATCGAGGATGAACTTGATGAAAATGATTTGGGAAACAAAAGAAGACTTATTCGATATATACAAATATTGAAAAATAATAAAGATTTTTCAATAAAAAAATCTCTCAATAGTAAAAATAAATATAATTTTCTTTTGCTCGGACTTACTTTTCCGCGAGAAGTTTTAAATGAAAGAATTTATAAAAGATTGATACAAAGAATAGAAAAAGAGGGAATGATTGATGAAGTGAAAAAACTTCATGAGAATGGTGTTAGCTGGGAACGGATGGAGAGTTTTGGATTGGAGTACAAACATCTTTCATGGTATCTCAATGATAAGATATTTTATGTAGAGATGGTTGAGAAGTTAAACATCGCAATAAGACAGTTCGCCAAAAGGCAAATGAGTTGGTTTAGGCGTTGGGAAAAACAGGGGAGGGAGATAAAATGGGTAGATAATACAGGAGAGGCAAACAATGAAATAGTAAATAAATTTTTGAGTAAGTAGATTTAATTTTCTAAAATTTTAAACCCCCTGGATAATATCCAGGGGGTCTTTTTATAAACAGAATTGTCTCATTGTTTTCCTTAGTTGCATTCCTTTTAATTCAGGAAATTTAGGTTTTGGTGAAAATTCAGGGTTGAATTCAAATGGAGAGATTTCAGGCATTTGCCTAAGGATACATTTTCCGTTGTGAAGGCATTCTCTAATGTTCACAAGTAGGGCCCTGCTTTCAGGATTGTCGCATTTACAACTGGGACATTCAGGACATGGCAAAGTTTCTGCAAGACGAAGATTTTCTGACATTAATTCGAATTGATAGCAGTCTTCTGTTGTTTTGTCTTTGCATCCATTGACATAAGGGCATTTTTCTATGAAATGACAATCCATCTCTCTAGGTGTTATGGCCATAGTTTTCTCCTTTTTTTGAAAGAGCAAATTGTCTAAAAAAATACCTCCCAATAGGGAGGTATTTTAGAAAATATAAAAATTTGATTTTTGCAATATTCTTTTGTGTTTATGTATTCTTTCCATTAAGTATATAATAGCAAATAAATGAATAATTGACAATATTAATTTTCCAGATAATCAATTTGTGATTGTATTTTATTTATAGTCCTCTTTATTGCGCTACCTTTAATATTGGATATTGAATCGATAATTTCTCTTGCTTCTCCTTTTGTTTTTTGCTTTAAGATGTCGTTATTTGATGTTTTGATAGTGTGTATGTTTTTTGCTAATTTATTTTTAAATTCAACTGAGTCTCTTATGGCTATTAAATTAGAATTTTCTACGGTTTTTATTCCTTCTTGTTTTTCTTTCTGTTCTACGAGCTTCATGAAAATAGTTTCTCTAAAATTATCAAAATTATCATTTATGGGGATATTTTTTGAAAGCATTTCTACTTGTTGAATATTAATATCTCTGAAGAAATCTTTGTTATCATCAAAAATTTCTTGTACAAGGATATGAAGGATTTCTTTTTCTGGTTTAAGATATTGACCATACCCACTCTTATTCAAATAACTCCTTATTCTTGTCGTTGTTTCCCAGCCAACGTTGCCTTCGCTTATTGTTTCACCATCGTTTGCAGTTTCTGGAACTTCCATGTATATTTTTTCGAGATCATCTTCAGTTTCTTCCAAAATAGCCTCTAATGAGCTTTTATTGTTAAATATATAATTGTTGTTTAATAGAAAGTCTTTAAGCTCTTTTTTAAATATTTCTTGAGTATCAAATTGCTCTAGGGCGTTATTTCCTTCAATGTTCATATTATTTTAATAATTTTTTAAGTATTTCAATGACTGTTTTTGGATTGGCTTTTCCCTTGGTGGCGGCCATAGCTTGTCCGACGAAAAATTGTAAAACATTTTCTTTGCCCGCTTTGTACTCGGCTACTTGGCTTTCATTCTTTGATATAATTTGCTTTATTTCTGATTCGAGTTCTTCTGAATCATCGATTTGTTCAAGTCCAAGATTGTCCATTATTTGGGTGGGGTCTCCACCATTTTTATACATTTCCTCTAAAACAGTTTGTCCTGCACTTGAATTAATCTTTCCTAAGTATATAAGGGATATAAACTCGGCGAAATTTTCTGGAGTTATTTTAATGTCAGTTATATTTAGATTGTCTTCTTTGAGGTGTTTAAAGAGTTCGCCAACAAGCCAATTTGAAGCTGATTTTGCTAGCTTTTTTTGTTGTCTTTCCCAATCATCTCCATGGCTATCAATCCAAGCTCTTAGTTCTGTAATTACTTCTTCAGTATATTGGGCTAGTTTTTTATCTGAAACTAAAATATCTGCAATATCTTCAGTAAAAAAGTATTGTTCAATAAATCTTTCTTTCTTTGCGAAGGGTAGTTCAAGTAAATCTTTTTTAATTTCATTTATCCATTCATCGCTAATACTTAGGGGAGGAATATCTGGTTCCGGAAAATA
Coding sequences within it:
- the miaB gene encoding tRNA (N6-isopentenyl adenosine(37)-C2)-methylthiotransferase MiaB produces the protein MTAMNKKTYNIFVIGCQMSISDSERIAFSLESLGYSHEKDIYKADLAVITTCGVKQSAENRIYGLIPTIKKKNPKSVVILTGCLSGDKIVKKRLGKAVDVWMPIINLDSLPEILGGYIGEKKTLERDYLELKAKYESDFSAFVPIGNGCNNYCSYCYVPHARGREKYRNHKDIVNEVKELIKKEYKEITLIAQNVNSYKSGDANFSKLLKMVNDLKGNFWLRFSTSHPKDMSDELIETMGECDKLCHHVHLPAQAGNNKVLERMNRKYTREHYLGLIEKIRKTLDTQAGVIINGFWNTAVSITTDIIVGFPGETKKQFGETLSLFETVKYDMAYISPYSSRPNTAAAKFKDAISEEEKRRREDELNDVLSKYCLENNKEYLGKTIEVLIDKKTKSGHWTGKTKTSKTVIIEKSENNNLLGQIIKVKIDKVKNFGLYGDIVE
- the miaA gene encoding tRNA (adenosine(37)-N6)-dimethylallyltransferase MiaA, giving the protein MEILSNNKVIVILGPTSGGKTSLAVELAHRFDGEIVSADSRQVYRGMDIGTGKDLSEFSFKEKNGDNVNIPYHLMDVVDPRDEFDVVQWNKMAKLAIDDILKRNKLPIVVGGTGLYLQSLVDNYDFSETKPDKEERSLLEKKSIKDLIFILKNIKPGIEDELDENDLGNKRRLIRYIQILKNNKDFSIKKSLNSKNKYNFLLLGLTFPREVLNERIYKRLIQRIEKEGMIDEVKKLHENGVSWERMESFGLEYKHLSWYLNDKIFYVEMVEKLNIAIRQFAKRQMSWFRRWEKQGREIKWVDNTGEANNEIVNKFLSK